The segment TAACTTGATCAAGTTAATACGACTGTAATACCCTTTGCATCTTAACCATTTTTCAAAACCACATGAATATTTAGTTTTATGCACCAAATTTTATCCAAAAGAaaccattattatttttaatcttcTCAAACTGGTTTCTGCAGGCATCTTACCTCCAATCAATTTACAGGAAGCTTGCCTAACTCTCTAGCTAAACTGATGAACCTTGAGGATTTGTAAGTTGTTTCtgtaactaaaaattaaaaatttcctAAGGTTTCGTTTTATTGGCATCTACATTGAAGTACAACCTATTTGATTCAAAGCTTCCTTGTTGAACTTCTTCCAGGACTTCTCATATGCTTTTTTTCTTCCCTAGTATGAATTTCATGGTTGTAAATTGATTTATATAGTCACGAAAATTCTCACCTTAGTCAAGAACCTATAAACTAGTCCTTGAagataaattttacaaaactcTTAAATAATTGTTCGTTTTCATTATATAGTAGGGTAAGTGACAATAACTTCAATGGTACCATCCCAGAATATATCGGCAACTGGTCTCGGCTTCAAAGGCTGTAAGCTTGTCCTTCATTACTAATTTTCATTTCTCTTATGGTTTCTGTTTATCTACCATCTAAGCTTTGTTCTTTATTATCAACAGAGGTCTACTGGCAAGCGGACTGAAAGGTCCTATTCCTGATGCAGTCACTCGCCTAGAAAATCTTATTGATATGTAATGAACTTACCTTCATTATACGTATTAACAAAAAGACAATAATGTTTTAAGCGATATATCCAAATGCAGGAGTATTAGTGATACAACTGGGATAAACTCCTTTCCAAATATGTCCAGCAAAGCCATCAGGAAACTGTATTTTTCTTTACTTCAGTCATCAGTTTATCGTCTTGAGGATTGATTCTGTCTGAAAATTTCGAACTAAAATCCCCCTTCCCTGTTCCAGGATTTTGAGGAATGTGAGCTTGTCTGGTGCAATTCCTTCTTACATATGGAGTTTGCCTGAGCTAAAGACTTTGTAAGTTCTTTCTGTCAAAGCTAGTTTAATATACCCAGCATTACCCACAAAGGAATTAGAGTATCATCAGATGTGTATACTCATGACATTTTTCATATATGGActatattatttgtatatatagatTGTCATGGACTTAACGGGTACGCACTTTGTGAACTGATATTCAAGTATTAGAGAATCTGTAGATCTTCATATGCAAACGTTTACTTTTTTATTACATGTTTACTGCAGGGATTTATCGTTTAACAGCTTGACTGGCGAAGTTCGTGGAATACAAAGTGCACCAAAATTCACGTAAGTACTATACAATCTGAGACTAAACATGTTAAAGAGATGAAGTCCAAACATTGTCAATACCATAGTATCATGATCAAGTATGTATCATTCGGACATGTTTGTTCAGCTATTTGACTAGAAATAGACTTTCTGGAGATGCTGGATCAGGTGTTTTTCTCAATAGCAAATCTAATATGTACGTTTAAGCTTTCCCTtgtctatatattttttatttttaagatatttttcgCCATGTCAACTAATCTTTTTATTATGGTTATTTCTCACAGTGATATCTCGTACAATAATTTCTCTTGGTCGTCTAGCTGTCAGGAAAAGAGGTACCAATATGAAATCTTGGTAGATGTAATAcatcttctctgttttgttgATAGCATTCTCATGTTGAAGTTTCTATTTACACTTTTTGTTCAATCAGTAACATTAATACATACCAGAGCTCATATTTGAAGAACAACTTGTAAGTATATACTCTTCTGCTTTATCTCGTATCAGTAGAATATTTTGAACATGTTGTGCCATTGTGATGTCTAATTATTTTGGTATTCTTTTCATACAGAACTGGGCTTCTTCCATGTGCTGGTCCAATCAACTGCACAAGCTGTAAGTAAAGAACGTCTCTAACATGTTTATGTTGCTGTCTGTTTTGCCTGTTAATTTATATCTTTCAATTATGGCTGGCAGATCAGCGAACACTGCATATAAATTGTGGTGGACAAAACACAGTCATTAAAAACTCCTCTCATAAAATCAGCTACGAAGCTGATGATAGTACTGTCTATTCCACGACAAATCAACACTTCAAAACATGGGGAATTAGTAACACAGGTGTATTTGCCGCGGATGAACATAGTGAGAATGATACATATATCATCTTAGCTAGTTCAAAACTACCTGGAGATTCTCCTAATCTTTATAAGACTGCACGTAGATCTGCTCTCTCACTTGTTTATTATGCGTTTTGCTTGGAAAATGGACCCTACAATGTGAAACTCCATTTTATGGAGATTCAGTTTTCAGACGAAGAACCATTCAGTCGTCTTGGCAGACGCATATTTGATGTCTATGTTCAGGTGAATTGTCACTTAATAATTGTCTTCTTGAATCAACCATGGAAGATTGAAGTTCATTTTCTTTGCTATTTCTAGGGAGAACTGTTCTTGAAGGATTTTAACATCAAAGAGGAGTCTAATGGGACTATGACTCCTGTTGTAAAAGAAGTGAAAGCTGTAAATGTGACCAATCATATGTTAGAGATTCAGCTGTATTGGGCGGGGAAAGGGACAACCCTCATACCTAAAAGAGGAAACTATGGTCCTCTTATCTCTGCAATCTCCTTGTGCCACCACAGTAAGTTCTCTTTATCATATTGCTTTCTTCCCACTCAAGTGGCCATAACTTTAAATGACACTGgttcttttaaaaattcaggtaTGGAGCCACAATGTGGAGGTCAAAagacttgaaaatatatttttgtagctTGGTGTATATATGATCTATCATGTATATATTTACACTTCTGTTTGTCTTATTTACAGCGGAAAAAATAAGACATCACACTAATTATCCCCTAATTTTTGGGTCAATAGCTGCCTTGGTAACAATTATTCTTTTGGCTTTGGGAATATATGCTTGGAGAAGATGCATAAGAGACAAGAATACAAGCGAACAAGGTATCATATTTTCAGTGTATGAATCCATTTCTGATACATGACCAATTCGTTTCAGCTATTAGTAATTATTTTCTGTTGGGAACATGATCACATAGATCTAAGAGTCGAGGGTCTGCCAACGGTTTGCTTTACTTGGAGGCAACTGCAAGCTGCAACAAACAATTTTGATCAAGCCAACAAACTTGGAGAAGGAGGTTTCGGATCCGTATTCAAAGTATGCTAAAATAAATGTcaagttcttctcaatatgtAGAAACCTGAGAAAATATGATTTCTGATATGAGACACTTAATGTAGGGAGAGCTGTCAGATGGAACTATCATAGCAGTGAAGCAGCTTTCTTCCAAGTCACACCAAGGAAACCGCGAGTTTGTGAATGAGATAGGAATGATCTCAGGTCTGAACCATCCCAACCTTGTCAAGCTTTATGGATGTTGTGTCGAGAAGAACCAATTGATGCTTGTTTATGAGTACATGGAAAATAACTCCCTTGCTCATATGCTCCATGGTATATCAAAGTCATACagcttttcttttaaaaaatatgtttttagtcTAGTTCAAGTGTACACATATGTTCCCATATTTAAAAGTGATATTATTTCTATTTGGTTAAAACTCATTTCCAGGAAAGAGTTCCTTGAACCTGAACTGGAGGGCAAGACAAAAAATATGTGTTGGAATTGCAAGAGGGCTTGAGTTCCTTCACGAAGGATCAATGATCAGAATGGTTCACCGTGACATAAAGACCACAAATGTGCTTCTAGACGCTGACCTAAATGCAAAGATATCTGACTTTGGATTGGCTAGGCTACATGAAGAAGAACATAGCCATATTAGCACCAAGATTGCAGGAACCATGTAAGAGTAAGAGTagattataaaacaaatttcaaacaGTGGCCAAAGAAATATAGCTCAGTCTTCGTTATGCAGCGGATACATGGCTCCAGAATATGCACTATGGGGTCAGTTGTCAGAGAAAGCAGACGTGTACAGCTTTGGGATTGTGGCAATGGAGATTGTTAGTGGACAGAGTAATACGAAACAAAAGGGAAGTGCTGATCACGTCTCGCTTATCAATTGGGTAACTGagaaaattgtttttgtttcctttagcTCATTTGATGTGTTATTGTTTTACTTAAAACCACATGTTACCACAAATCTCAGGCAGTGAAGCTGCAACAGAAAGGGGACATAACGGAGATAGTAGATCCAGTTCTACAAGGTGATTTCAACACCAAAGAAGCAGTAAGGATGATCAAAGTTGCTATCGTTTGCACaaactcatctccttccttaaGACCAACCATGTCAGAGGTTGTGCAAATGCTGGAAGGAGAGGTAGAAATAACACAGGTTCTTTCAGATCCTGGTTTATATGGACATAACTGGAGCATCTCAAACCTCAGGGACATTGATACAGATGGTGGCTTGAGCACTTCTGTTGTAACCGATCAAACGGCAACAAGAATGAAATCGTCGGTTTCTGGTTGTGATCTCTACCCATTATACCCTGAATCCATGATCTTAAACTCCACAGTGGACTTTTCTTCCTCGTCACTGTAAAGCTGTGTGCGTTGCCTTGTGTCTTACGAGAGACAAAAGGCTTGTAAGTTGTCTTATATTAGTAAGATGTCTGAAACCTTACAGTAGCTTAATTTACATTGTACATGATTTTTATGTTACAGCTAATCTTCTTGTACATGCTTGGTTGCTTACAAGAAtcgttcggtttggttttgtaCTGATTAATTTTTAAGTTTGGATACGGTTTGGTTTTGCAAACTTATTTATTAAATCAGAAATGTAAATTGTAGTAGAATTCTACACATGGTCGATGTACGGCCTTTCCATGACACGTCTACGAAATTTGCATGTCTTGTATTTTATTATCATCATAAATTAATCTAACCATGtgacaaagaagaagagaatcttATCTAAGCGTGACACCAAATACAAAAATAAGCAAAGATGGCCTCGAGTGGCGACGAAAATCAGGTGGCTCCTGGAGATCCGGTGACGGTTTCCACACGCATGATTGATGCCGGAACTACGATCATGCAGAGGAGATTACCAGTGAAGCAAATGAACTGTCATGTTTCGACGTTTGCGATTTACAGTGGAGATATGTCCAGGCAAATAGAGACTCACCACTATGTTCACAGAGTCAACGACGAGTTCCTCCAGTGTGCGGTTTACGCCTCTGACCGTTCTGATGCACCTCTCATCggtactgttttttttttactcagaTTAAAGCTCAATCTTTTGAAGGGTTATActaaatttgttattttataggAATTGAATATGTAATATCAGACCGATTATATGAAAATCTGCCTCAAGATGAGCAAAAGCTTTGGCACTCTCATGCTTACGAGGTTAAGTCAGGTTCGTGGGCTTATCCACGATTGCCTGAGATTTTAGCTACTCCAGAGCTCAAGAACATAGCCAAAACGTACGGTAAATTTTGGTGCACCTGGCAGACAGACCGAGGTATGATATGTCTCTCTAAACCAGACCAATTCAATGTGAACGTTAGGTTTCTATAAGCTAGTATAGCAATTAGCAATTAATCTTATGGTTAAACAGTTAATTATCCGGTTTAAACCATTTAAAGCAATCAAACATTATTCAGAATCACGAAATTTATAGTTGTGAATCGGGTTGGATTTGTCCGGTTTCGGGTTGAACAAtcatttgtgtgtgtgtttatgtAGGTGACAAATTACCAGTGGGTGCACCGGAACTGATGATGTCACCACAAGGGGTGGAGCAAGGGGTATTAAGGCCGGAGTTGGTTAAGATCAGAGATGAGAAGTACAACATATCGACCGATCAGTTGAAACATCAGAGAGCAGAGATAGCCGAACCTGAGTGGATCAATCCGATGGCAGATTACTGGAAGCAACATGGTAAGTGTTTCGTAATCGATATTGCGACTGTCGATATGAAAAGTAACGAGAAATTCCCTTGAACAATGTACTATGAACCgggtttataaataatataataatgttacacttgttttcatttttttgtcgaGAAGATAAATATGAAAAGGTTCTTACACGAGAAGATGACACATTAGAGCATCTGCATCAATGAACCTTGACGGGATCGTAATTTTAATCTTACTTACACAAGTGAAAGGTTATTTTCGTCCAAATTTATACAGCTGTCACAACAAAGTGTCTCATCTTTACAATGTGTCTTCTAGTGAAAACAAAACTCATAATGTGTCCTTAAATGTAAGCTTCTCATACTTTTGTCATATTTGTACCCTTTATATCTTAAAGCTCTATATAGGAAGATTgaaaaaaactccaaaatcGGAAGAAACGAGTCTCAATAGTGGTTGTGGTTAGGTAGTATAGGctgttttttcttaaattaagaCATGGTTTTATGTAAAGTTGTTTGATGGATGTATTATTCTAGTAATTGCAAAATTATAAGAGTTAGCCTGGCAACTACATAGATTATTAGAGTTTTAGGtaatttctcttaattttttttgtttatttgtttgcGAGTCCACTTGTTTTTTAGTTCACGTTTTCTTTTCACTTTATTTCGAACTACATTATAAACAAAATCGAGCATAATATTTTCTTTCTGATTACTATCAAGTCAAATTACCATACTTTTACTCTTTTTAGTGTAAATAggatgaaaacaaattttaattgattggacaaaaagtaaaataactCAGCAGaaatatatcaatattattaatacaTAATCATTGTTAATATTTCCCCTACTACTACTTtgacatattattattttgccACTAGACCTACATATATTACAAATAATTGAATAACTAaatctaaaattaattaaaatagacGACATGAAGCAGTTACCTAACGTTTTTACACGAAGCTGTTCTTTTGTTACTGCCATCAAGACGAGTTCATTCATAATATTTGAAATGGGCGGGAACCAATTTCCTCGATCTTTTTTTAgccactattttttttataattatatctttttatcaaatagatatattttatcaactttttttttttgggttggactgcatttacatttttattttaaatgtaaatacaaaaaaatcattCAAAAGAATGTAAATACACAATCAAGAATACATATTTATATcaaacaaatttgatttttttctgaaaataatACGAATTTTGAAAAcgagatcaaaatctagttttactttaatttttatcgTTAATTGTGCTTTTCAGTCACAATCGTTATATTTCAATACAAACGATATTTTTTTATCCATGTGTCTTTATATTTATTGAGTTCAGATTTAGTATATTTCTACATTCAACATATGATAgactatttttaatatgtaatgTTTGAATTAAAACAAAGGAATTTTAATCACTTAAAGTTAGTATccttattattttgttatagtTCAGATTAAACGAAATCATTATACTTTCGATTAGATATATATGGTTTATCCAAAAAGGAGAATAGTCATGAACCCAAAACTGAACTAATTTGACCAACTGTTATCGGTATGTAACTGATTAGAGTTGTGTATTTCAAGCCCTTTTCTGTCTGGTTAACAACCCTTTCCAATtcctataaaatattttttccgcaacaagattttttatatttttttatatttttaaataaactaagttattatttatgttgggtaaaaataaaatactagtAACTTGAAATAACGAAATACAATAATGTGAAACAATAAGTGGGCCACAAGAAACGAAGACTAGTTTGTCAGGATACGCAGCCACCTCGCTTCCTTTATCAGTAAAACATTTCAAAAGTTTAATTCCTAGCttcatgaaaatatttatactcatttttaattttctaattgTTTTTGTGTTTAGATTCTTATGTACAGAAAGGCATTTCTTTCCTCTATAATTGTTTTTGTGTTTACTAATTTGATTCATACAACTATCATATACGGTATTTTTCACATATTCTCTTGCATTAAACTAATACAGGTCAGCCACTAATTTCACAGTCTTTGTCATAATTTTTGTTACATACTATATGTATCATATATTTGATTTAGGAGTGTTCAATCATGTAAAACCTAatctaatcaaataaagaaGATGATTTGGATTTAGTAATTGAATATACCGAATggatgttatttttaaaaagttgcaGTATCTGAATATGATTGGGTATATAAACCAATCAAACGTAATAAACCTagtaatcaaaatataataatacaattatatgaaaattatatgatataagtaataatatattaaaaaataatttttattgctATGGTCTTCATACTTTTTTAAGAATATTGATTTTAGTACATTtagtaaatttaatatatttttaggttAAAAAGTTAGTTTTCATCTTTATGTCAAATTAaacaacatatattttttactttttcattgacaaatatgtgtgctaatatttatttatttaataatattgttaattacaattttttttttttataaactattattaaCAAAGGAAACTACTCATACATAATCATGAAATACTACTCAAGCATAATAAtggaaaacataaaaataacgTTAACGTGATACACATGTATAGCATAATAGAAATTTTGgtctgtgacaaaaaaaaaagaaattttggtAAGAGTAATTATTCTGTTttgttaataaaagaaaaaatatatgcaGAAATCTTTATTACCAAATGAAtctatatatcaaatattttttttctacacAATTTCTTAGGACTTATATTAGGAAATTTATATTGAACATTAAGAAAAAACTTTGGCACAAAACAATGAATTGCCTACTTGTTTTCGTAGTTTAAGAAAATGCTAATAATGTTCTTTCGTAGTGGTTAATGGTATGTATCATGTTAGCCTAAATTTCATCATATATAAAGAATTAGTTGTAAATAATGAATATCATCTTCAAGTATTTGAAGTAAAGTATCGGttgcaaacaaaaaaactaatttcaTCTTATTTAGGCTTTTGGTATAATAATAATCGTGCTGCTAAATTTTATGTTGTGTTATGTGGTTCATAACCAATCATACTACAAATTATAAACTCAACCTAATTTGcagttattttttaatattttaattttatgttgtcAAAAAAATGTAAGAATCTGATATTCTGAAAAAATTAGTGCAATTTCAAAAtcgaaaaatatataaatcttatttACCAGTAAAGTTAGTaagaaaaatattcaaacaTACCGAACCCAtcaaaaattttaagttttgatCCACAATTCTAGTTAAAAATGTTTTCGGCCCAATGTAAATGATTATATAAATAATCTaaaactgtatatatatatatatatatatataaaaagtttgaTCATATACAAATCTGAATTTATTATACCCCAAATAAATTCGTATTTTCAAGGGGAGTCTATCTCTTTCCTCCGTTCTCTCTCCAAAATCTTTCACGGAGGAGATGATGAGAGTACTCAGATCTTTTTGTTGTTCTGATCTGTTGATCAGATGTTTGTCTCTGGAAAGCGGTGGTTCTCTTAACGCCGTCTTCGCCGGCTACTGACTCCGGGAAGTGGTGAACCTTTCACTGTCTTCGCCGGCTCTCCACCGGGGTTCTCCCGGTTCCGTTCGATCAGCGTTCTGGTGGTTCTTTACTCAATCGATTCTCCTTCTCGATCTTCGATTCTCGATTCCTTTCATTGATAAAGGCGATTCTCATCTTCAAGCTCTTCCTTTGTCTTTAAAGATGATTGTTGTGCATGTAGGAATCTCGATGATTGGGTTCGATTGACGTTGATTGATTTCTTAGAAACGCTTGATCTGTCAAGCCTGACTCTTTGGCTGATCTGGGTTGAGAGCCGTTTGTTTTGAACGGTTTCTTTTTCGATTAGGTTTCGCCGACGGTGGAGCTCCGCTGTATCGTCTCGCTGGCTCCGGAGGAAGCTGTCTTTCTCGCGTCTTGACGCGTGGCCATTGATTGCTGGGCAATCGACCACGTGGTGGAAGCCTAAAGATTGCTTTCCCAACGGTTTCCTTTTGGGTTTACGGCCCAAAAGTTTTATGTTCGATGGCCCTCTGTTTTAAGCTTTCTGGTTGTTCTTGTATCGGGCTTTGTCCTTGTTTGAGCTTTGTCCCTCGATAaaattcagtaaaaaaaaatataaatctgaattttgttaataccatatattttatattttaactatataataagtCACCATGTACAAAGCGCACGTCTTATTTTAGTAATATGTTATTATCATAACACCCCAACATACAAATTGATATAATATGCATACATATTTACATGGCTAGGGAAATACAAATGCACACGTATGTGATCATTTATCCTTTTCCGGAAAGGGCTACACGTATGTGATCATAGTAATAACAAAACTTCAACTCATCTTATCTAATTTGTGATTTAAAGAATCATTCAACGAAattacttaattttttattctcAGTATAATTAAATACATGCTTATtctaacaaaataattaattacatgcttatctaattatataaatttatggtACAACCAAACAGGTGTCCATTGCATATCGGTTAAAAATGGTAAAATTAtaacacaaagaaaaaaaaatccagaaGTCGATTCATGGCTGATCTTCTGGCATTTTCTCCTCAGAGCTTTATTATAGATTGCAGTTAAGTCGTTCTCACCATCTTTAAGACGTACAGGATAAGTGGATAACTTAAGAATTATTGCAttaacaaaatacaaaataacatGTAATGTCTACAAATTTCAAGAATGTTCGTGTATTACATTTTATTCTGGTTTATCATTGTTTAGCTTCAAAAATCAATAGAGACAAATCCACACGTCAAAGTATAAACAAAAAATCGAGCTATGCAGAgagaatataaaatatcattgtTTCAAGGTAATACAGTCAGGAATCACCAAGTCCACAAATAAGAAGACACCGCTACTCCAAAAATATACTTCCTtcgtatttttttaaaaagaataacaGTCCATTTCCATCCCAAAACTTtcgtataataataaatatacacAATCTTTCAACATCATCCTAATTACACacaattcaaatatataaaaatattactctCTCTAATTAGAAATATCGGAACTCGTTTCCACACAATTGAAgatttgggttggttttagtAATTTAGAACGTTAACCGATATTAGACTAGTTGTATCAATTGATTTCATAACTGAATTGAAAACTCAACCCAAACAAAAATCCAACTACCTAACCCGAACcaactttttattaaacattttaaatccCAAAAAGAACATATAAAGAAccctaaaaatcaaaatttaaaatttggcTGTTTATCTTCATAGCTTAGAATTAGTGATGTCTGGATCGTCAAATACTATATCCAAAGCTTCTAATGGATCATCTAATCCGCTGTGAATCGTGAAAGCGAGTGAAAATGCAGAATTTAGAGTCTGTAAATCGCAAAGTTGAAGACAAAGATAAAATCGTCATTTCACCGatcattaaatttaaaataattaatagtgATTCTGCTTGTTTGTACATACGACATGTGTCTATTTATAACAAGGTAACCACCAGCCTACGCATCTTCATTGTTAACACTTGCGAAGTTGTTATATATAACTACTAGCCTACGTATTTGTTAATACAACTTCACTATAAATATACATCTATCTCtctgtaaataaatatattatctcTGCTATTAGTCTTCTCTCTTTTAGATCAATCTTTTCTCTCAAACTTCATTTTCTCTTTCGATTTGTGAAATTGGAAAACACAATTTGGGGATTTTAACTGAGATTTCTATTTACGATTAATTAGTGGGTATG is part of the Brassica rapa cultivar Chiifu-401-42 chromosome A09, CAAS_Brap_v3.01, whole genome shotgun sequence genome and harbors:
- the LOC103840467 gene encoding oil body-associated protein 2C, encoding MASSGDENQVAPGDPVTVSTRMIDAGTTIMQRRLPVKQMNCHVSTFAIYSGDMSRQIETHHYVHRVNDEFLQCAVYASDRSDAPLIGIEYVISDRLYENLPQDEQKLWHSHAYEVKSGSWAYPRLPEILATPELKNIAKTYGKFWCTWQTDRGDKLPVGAPELMMSPQGVEQGVLRPELVKIRDEKYNISTDQLKHQRAEIAEPEWINPMADYWKQHGKCFVIDIATVDMKSNEKFP